In Magnolia sinica isolate HGM2019 chromosome 12, MsV1, whole genome shotgun sequence, a single genomic region encodes these proteins:
- the LOC131220360 gene encoding transcription factor MYB58-like, with the protein MGTGRAPCCDKAGLKKGPWTPAEDMRLVAYIHRHGHGNWRALPKQAGLLRCGKSCRLRWINYLRPDLKRGNFTREEEETIIKLHELLGNKWSKIAARLPGRTDNEIKNVWNTHLKKRATLKGTNPSIEFDCASEASDVECGERKKEVLEEMIETPIEPNMDIWDMLEDDTTKSLDMINGKDESTWHVHLKEQFGSKYDLNVPTVEFNESPSSSISNGSWPIDVGRLGTKGKAQPPFKSESFSDEMGPKEMSHDPYEGLPEIPNLDFWDILEDGLSFFPPIVGPNHAVEDCHSIKDSEKEESRGEGDGKRWIANLEKELELWTPDGDHHWSSMNGAIEPLAPSCPYYDAKLADEVDPIMAYFQMQPPSPPIFSSWI; encoded by the exons ATGGGAACAGGAAGAGCTCCATGCTGTGATAAGGCGGGCTTGAAGAAGGGGCCGTGGACGCCAGCAGAGGATATGAGGCTCGTGGCCTACATTCACAGGCATGGGCATGGGAATTGGCGTGCACTGCCCAAGCaagcag GTTTGTTGCGATGCGGAAAGAGCTGCCGATTGAGATGGATTAACTATCTCCGGCCAGACCTCAAGCGTGGGAACTTCACACGTGAGGAAGAGGAAACCATAATCAAGCTCCATGAATTGCTAGGAAACAA ATGGTCGAAGATCGCCGCTCGTCTGCCAGGGAGGACAGATAATGAAATTAAGAATGTGTGGAATACTCACTTAAAGAAGCGGGCCACACTGAAAGGGACCAATCCATCCATCGAATTTGATTGTGCCTCCGAAGCGAGTGATGTGGAATGTggggagaggaagaaagaggtgtTGGAGGAGATGATAGAAACACCGATCGAACCTAATATGGATATATGGGACATGTTAGAAGACGACACTACGAAGTCACTAGATATGATCAATGGTAAAGATGAATCCACATGGCACGTGCATTTAAAGGAGCAGTTCGGATCAAAATATGATCTTAATGTGCCTACAGTTGAATTTAATGAATCACCAAGCTCCTCCATTTCAAATGGATCATGGCCCATTGATGTTGGTCGACTTGGGACCAAAGGAAAGGCACAACCACCGTTCAAATCAGAAAGTTTCAGTGATGAGATGGGACCCAAAGAGATGTCCCATGACCCCTATGAGGGACTTCCTGAAATCCCAAACTTGGATTTTTGGGACATTTTAGAGGATGGGCTGTCTTTCTTTCCTCCGATTGTGGGGCCCAACCATGCAGTGGAGGACTGTCACAGCATCAAGGACTCTGAGAAGGAAGAATCAAGAGGAGAAGGTGATGGAAAAAGGTGGATAGCAAACTTAGAGAAGGAATTGGAGCTGTGGACCCCAGATGGTGACCACCATTGGAGTTCGATGAATGGTGCGATCGAGCCATTGGCCCCATCTTGTCCCTACTATGATGCAAAACTGGCCGATGAAGTCGATCCGATCATGGCTTATTTTCAAATGCAGCCTCCATCACCACCAATCTTTAGTTCATGGATCTGA